In the genome of Mucisphaera calidilacus, one region contains:
- a CDS encoding glycosyltransferase family 4 protein: MISLIAQDAPAATLAPENTLTFSEVIAPYMPVFFVAFIVALILTPIMRSLATHNNVVDKPDLVRKNHIQAVAYLGGVAIFFGWLAGVFMGYFTEPHESMTLVSLSYVNFPGWVIFGAGIICLTGLIDDVYSLSPRIKVAGQLFGAAMLAHENVGTQIVHELTVATEQTTGFAFPIPDAIMTAPYGLEYWLGAALIAFLVLGACNALNLIDGLDGLAGGVTVISATGFLIIAALVALQTQDAQIVAEGVLSHPIRIVMCLAIIGAVLGFLPYNFNPATIFMGDAGSLLLGYLCIATILMFATVPGKALLLVTASLITFAVPITDTSLAIFRRKMRGQPLFSPDSQHIHHLLRRAGLSVKQAVLVMYLAAASFAAIGCAMVAYEIRWRYALAAFIVLYAFIMVTAYKYGEHQWLLEKMKDQDTDSEPDADPDAPPAA, translated from the coding sequence ATGATCAGCCTGATCGCCCAGGACGCCCCGGCCGCCACACTCGCCCCGGAGAACACCCTGACCTTCTCCGAGGTCATCGCCCCCTACATGCCCGTCTTCTTCGTCGCCTTCATCGTCGCGCTGATCCTCACCCCGATCATGCGCAGCCTCGCGACCCACAACAACGTCGTCGACAAGCCCGACCTCGTCCGCAAGAACCACATCCAGGCCGTCGCCTACCTCGGCGGGGTCGCCATCTTCTTCGGATGGCTCGCGGGCGTCTTCATGGGCTACTTCACCGAGCCCCACGAGTCCATGACCCTCGTCAGCCTCTCCTACGTCAACTTCCCCGGGTGGGTCATCTTCGGCGCCGGCATCATCTGCCTGACCGGGCTCATCGACGACGTCTACTCCCTCAGCCCGCGCATCAAGGTCGCCGGCCAGCTCTTCGGAGCCGCCATGCTCGCCCACGAGAACGTCGGCACCCAGATCGTCCACGAACTCACCGTCGCCACCGAACAGACCACCGGCTTCGCCTTCCCCATCCCCGACGCCATCATGACCGCGCCCTACGGGCTCGAGTACTGGCTCGGCGCCGCGCTCATCGCCTTCCTCGTCCTGGGCGCCTGCAACGCCCTGAACCTCATCGACGGCCTCGACGGCCTCGCCGGCGGCGTCACCGTCATCTCCGCCACCGGCTTTCTGATCATCGCCGCCCTTGTCGCCCTCCAGACCCAGGACGCCCAGATCGTCGCCGAGGGCGTCCTCTCTCACCCGATCCGCATCGTCATGTGCCTCGCCATCATCGGGGCCGTCCTCGGCTTCCTGCCCTACAACTTCAACCCCGCCACCATCTTCATGGGCGACGCCGGCTCCCTGCTGCTCGGCTACCTCTGCATCGCCACGATCCTCATGTTCGCCACCGTCCCCGGCAAGGCCCTGCTCCTCGTGACCGCCTCGCTGATCACCTTCGCCGTCCCCATCACCGACACCTCGCTGGCCATCTTCCGCCGAAAAATGCGCGGCCAGCCCCTCTTCAGCCCCGATTCCCAGCACATCCACCACCTGCTCCGACGCGCCGGCCTCTCCGTGAAGCAGGCCGTCCTCGTCATGTATCTCGCCGCCGCCTCCTTCGCCGCCATCGGCTGCGCCATGGTCGCCTACGAGATCCGCTGGCGCTACGCCCTCGCCGCCTTCATCGTCCTCTACGCCTTCATCATGGTCACCGCCTACAAGTACGGCGAACACCAGTGGCTGCTCGAGAAGATGAAGGACCAGGACACCGATTCCGAACCCGACGCCGACCCCGATGCCCCCCCCGCCGCCTGA
- the rpsB gene encoding 30S ribosomal protein S2 → MASLVKDLVEAGIHFGSRSTHWNPKMAPYIFGKRQKMHIIDVKETIKGLLLARKFLTQTVADGKDVLFVATKRQARAIVEKYVTEVGMHYVTERWLGGTLTNFRTIRERLKRLEELERLEESGDIDKYSKKMESQLRREKTKILRNLEGIRNMTKLPGAMVVVDVNAELNAVKEARKLGIPTVCLIDTDADPEFADIPIPGNDDAMRAIEVVVSNLTKAIAEGKHNRAAATQKDPEAAEGSSEQPRRRSKRAQFSADQEAPAAAADDAAAEPAVAEPATQDAGPATP, encoded by the coding sequence ATGGCGTCACTCGTCAAGGATCTGGTGGAGGCCGGGATCCACTTCGGCAGCCGCTCGACCCACTGGAACCCGAAGATGGCCCCCTACATCTTCGGCAAACGTCAGAAGATGCACATCATCGATGTGAAGGAGACCATCAAGGGCCTCCTGCTGGCGCGCAAGTTCCTCACGCAGACCGTCGCCGACGGCAAGGACGTCCTCTTTGTCGCCACCAAGCGGCAGGCACGCGCCATCGTCGAAAAGTACGTCACCGAGGTCGGCATGCACTACGTCACCGAGCGATGGCTCGGCGGCACGCTCACCAACTTCCGCACCATCCGTGAACGCCTCAAGCGACTCGAAGAACTCGAACGACTCGAAGAGTCAGGCGACATCGACAAATACTCCAAGAAGATGGAGTCCCAGCTCCGACGCGAGAAGACCAAGATCCTCCGCAACCTCGAGGGCATCCGCAACATGACCAAGCTCCCCGGGGCCATGGTCGTCGTCGACGTCAACGCCGAACTCAACGCCGTCAAGGAAGCCCGCAAACTCGGCATCCCCACCGTCTGCCTCATCGACACCGACGCCGACCCCGAGTTCGCCGACATCCCCATCCCCGGCAACGACGACGCCATGCGTGCCATCGAGGTCGTCGTTTCCAACCTGACCAAGGCCATCGCCGAGGGCAAGCACAACCGCGCCGCCGCCACCCAGAAGGACCCGGAGGCCGCCGAGGGCTCCTCGGAGCAGCCCCGCCGCCGCAGCAAGCGGGCCCAGTTCTCCGCCGATCAGGAAGCGCCGGCAGCAGCGGCCGACGACGCAGCGGCCGAGCCCGCCGTCGCCGAACCCGCCACGCAGGACGCCGGACCCGCCACACCGTAA
- a CDS encoding NAD-dependent epimerase/dehydratase family protein — protein sequence MAATAIITGGAGFIGSHLAEALLREGWDVRILDNLSTGRAENINHLLGDRCTLTQADAADALDHDHDQALWDHADAVFHLAASVGVQKVLEDPTGMIRNNVDETARIVDAATRHNATLLVASSSEVYGRSENLPLTEQGDLVFGPTTSSRWAYGMAKALDEHLVLDAVRQRDLSAVIVRLFNTIGPRQVGHYGMVVPRFVERAVNNQPLRVFGDGNQTRAFCDVRDVVDAMIALVTTPETHGRTYNLGSENEITIRQLADLVVRLAESGSDIEFVPYEQAYPPGFEETPQRAPSTQRLREAIGFRPRYTLEQTIRELVRQAENSTQEVTTVEKK from the coding sequence GTGGCGGCCACCGCGATCATCACCGGCGGGGCCGGCTTCATCGGCTCCCACCTCGCCGAAGCCCTCCTCCGCGAGGGCTGGGACGTCCGCATCCTCGACAACCTCTCCACCGGACGCGCCGAGAACATCAACCACCTCCTCGGCGACCGCTGCACCCTCACCCAGGCCGACGCCGCCGACGCCCTCGACCACGACCACGACCAAGCACTCTGGGACCACGCCGACGCCGTCTTCCACCTCGCCGCCTCCGTTGGCGTCCAGAAGGTCCTCGAAGACCCCACCGGCATGATCCGCAACAACGTCGACGAGACCGCACGCATCGTCGACGCCGCCACCCGACACAACGCCACCCTCCTCGTCGCCTCCTCCTCCGAGGTCTACGGGCGATCCGAAAACCTGCCCCTCACCGAACAAGGCGACCTCGTCTTCGGCCCCACCACCTCCTCACGCTGGGCCTACGGCATGGCCAAGGCCCTCGACGAACACCTCGTCCTCGACGCCGTCCGCCAACGCGACCTCTCCGCCGTGATCGTCCGCCTCTTCAACACCATCGGCCCCCGGCAGGTCGGGCACTACGGCATGGTCGTCCCCCGCTTCGTCGAGCGCGCCGTGAACAACCAGCCGCTCCGGGTCTTCGGCGACGGCAACCAGACCCGGGCCTTCTGCGACGTCCGCGACGTGGTCGATGCCATGATCGCCCTCGTCACCACGCCCGAGACCCACGGCCGCACCTACAACCTCGGCAGCGAGAACGAGATCACCATCCGCCAACTCGCCGACCTCGTCGTCCGACTCGCCGAGTCCGGTTCGGACATCGAGTTCGTCCCCTACGAGCAGGCCTACCCCCCCGGCTTCGAAGAAACACCCCAACGGGCCCCCAGCACCCAGCGGCTCCGCGAGGCCATCGGCTTCCGGCCCCGCTACACCCTCGAACAGACCATCCGTGAACTGGTCCGACAGGCCGAGAACAGCACCCAAGAGGTCACCACCGTGGAGAAGAAGTGA